A genomic window from Lasioglossum baleicum chromosome 7, iyLasBale1, whole genome shotgun sequence includes:
- the Tssk gene encoding testis-specific serine/threonine kinase: protein MATRLSPRNSEVNALEQRGYLIGKKIGQGSYATVHLAEYVDGTSSKKLRLACKIFDKEKAPEDFLNKFFPRELEILTKIENPHLIQVHSILQRGPRVFIFMRYADNGDLLDFVMRNGVVPEQQSKLWFRQMASGLHYLHGKNIAHRDLKCENILLSRKFNVKLADFGFARFCADQAGRRVLSNTYCGSAAYAAPEVVSGTPYNPKLADVWSLGIILFVMLNASMPFDDKDLKKLLKNQMSRNWMFRSRVRETVSALAKNIVKHILEPDITLRLTLERVLAHEWVRTKKEKPGSLSGRLVHSAPPIHSQVAGGNLLGAGAAGGCNVPVVLRGLSSFKNSENHGQGSTIKSTDNPRKNAQLSAVE, encoded by the exons ATGGCCACGCGACTCAGCCCCCGAAATTCGGAGGTGAACGCTCTTGAGCAGCGGGGCTATCTGATTGGCAAAAAGATCGGACAG GGCTCGTATGCAACCGTGCACCTGGCCGAATATGTTGACGGGACAAGCTCCAAGAAATTGCGACTAGCGTGCAAGATATTCGATAAAGAGAAAGCGCCCGAAGATTTTCTGAACAAGTTCTTCCCCCGTGAACTCGAGATACTCACGAAGATCGAAAATCCACATCTCATCCAA GTGCACAGTATACTGCAGCGGGGTCCCAGGGTGTTCATCTTCATGCGGTACGCGGACAATGGCGACTTGTTGGATTTCGTGATGCGAAACGGCGTGGTTCCGGAGCAACAATCGAAGCTCTGGTTCCGGCAGATGGCTTCCGGTTTGCACTACCTCCACGGGAAGAACATCGCGCACCGTGACCTCAAGTGCGAGAACATTCTGCTCTCGCGAAAATTCAACGTGAAGCTCGCCGACTTCGGATTCGCGAGGTTCTGCGCGGACCAGGCTGGAAGACGAGTCCTCAGCAACACTTATTGCGGTTCGGCAGCTTATGCGGCACCGGAAGTGGTGTCTGGAACGCCGTACAACCCGAAGCTGGCGGACGTCTGGTCCCTCGGGATCATCCTGTTCGTGATGCTGAACGCGTCGATGCCGTTCGACGACAAGGACCTGAAGAAGCTGCTGAAGAACCAGATGTCCAGGAACTGGATGTTCCGCTCGCGAGTCAGGGAAACGGTGTCCGCTCTAGCGAAGAACATCGTCAAGCATATCCTCGAGCCGGATATCACTTTAAGGCTGACTTTGGAGAGAGTCCTCGCTCACGAGTGGGTTCGCACGAAAAAGGAGAAGCCCGGCTCCCTTTCCGGAAGACTTGTCCACTCGGCGCCCCCAATCCATTCCCAG GTGGCTGGAGGAAATTTGTTAGGGGCCGGAGCCGCAGGTGGTTGCAACGTGCCTGTAGTTCTGAGGGGTCTGTCATCCTTCAAGAATTCCGAGAACCACGGCCAAGGTAGCACCATCAAATCCACGGACAATCCGAGGAAAAACGCGCAGCTGTCCGCCGTCGAGTGA
- the LOC143210912 gene encoding unc-112-related protein, producing the protein MYSDGHEVDGSWVLRVYVTDLQVERSLRVKGELHIGGVMLRLVDDLEIAMNWSDHALWWPERNHWLTRTRSTLDQYGVAADARLHFTPMRKTLRVQLPDMRCLDCKVDFSVKTFNAVINLCKELGIRHPEELSFCKPLEPNHLKYNLKDLPVKKKVENQKNGHWNVPADTNTFIPVSQSPRGSTGSLDQSSPFMCAPVTPSNRNHSTPISSPISTGTWKRNNNSSGFGSSDSFNANNSTMSLEALNGALSDSLAQSPTSISPEVRAKLVRPKNLVERARMNVAWLDSSLSIMEQGIREFDTLRLKFKFYSFYDLNPKTDAVRINMMYEQAKWQLLAEEIDCTEEEMLMFAALQVQVNLQASVPQPSYDSNGASSPVEDDIDAALTDLQVTLEGSNISNGPSDITQVPELCDHLRFSKPKRFTLKAFKRYWVTCRDLQLRLYKTREETNSSEAPAHVINLRGCEVTPDVHLSQGRYGIRLEVPSAEGMTEMWIRCDNEQQYAKWMAACRLAAKGRTLADSSYDSEVNSIIAFLQLQRPAPAPAINPSALDIVPEDYVAPRFVKKFKGKLVQRILEAHANVKDLPLIEAKLNYIKAWQSLPEYGIALFVVRFTGKSKDELLGIANNRLMRMELHSGDHLKTWRYNTMKAWNVNWEVKHMMVQFEEENIIFECQSADCKVVHEFIGGYIFLSMRSKEVNQTLNEEMFHKLTGGWV; encoded by the exons AAATCGCCATGAACTGGTCTGACCACGCTTTATGGTGGCCCGAGAGGAATCATTGGTTGACCAGGACGAGGAGCACCCTCGATCAGTATGGCGTTGCAGCGGATGCACGGCTGCACTTCACGCCGATGCGCAAAACGCTCAGAGTGCAGCTGCCAGACATGCGTTGCCTCGACTGCAAGGTCGACTTCTCCGTGAAGACGTTCAACGCCGTCATCAATCTCTGCAAGGAATTAG GTATCAGACACCCAGAGGAGTTGTCGTTCTGCAAGCCACTCGAGCCGAATCACCTCAAGTACAATCTCAAGGACCTGCCGGTGAAGAAGAAGGTCGAGAATCAGAAGAACGGCCATTGGAACGTGCCGGCAGACACGAATACTTTTATCCCGGTGAGCCAGAGTCCCAGGGGATCGACGGGAAGTTTGGACCAGAGTAGTCCTTTCATGTGTGCGCCGGTCACACCCAGCAACAGGAACCATAGCACACCGATCAGCTCTCCCATCTCG ACCGGTACCTGGAAGAGGAACAACAACTCGTCCGGATTCGGTAGCTCGGACTCGTTCAACGCAAACAACAGCACCATGAGCCTGGAAGCGCTGAACGGAGCGCTCTCCGACTCCCTGGCCCAGAGCCCGACCTCCATCTCACCGGAGGTGCGAGCGAAATTGGTCAGGCCGAAAAATCTCGTCGAACGAGCAAGGATGAACGTCGCGTGGCTCGACTCGTCCTTGTCCATCATGGAACAGGGGATCCGCGAATTCGACACGCTCAGGCTCAAGTTCAAGTTTTACTCCTTCTACGACCTCAACCCGAAAACTGATGCAGTCAGGATCAACATGATGTACGAGCAGGCCAAGTGGCAGCTCCTGGCTGAGGAGATCGACTGCACCGAGGAGGAGATGCTGATGTTCGCTGCTCTTCAG GTGCAAGTCAATCTGCAGGCGAGCGTGCCGCAACCGAGCTACGACAGCAACGGCGCCTCATCGCCCGTCGAGGACGACATTGACGCAGCCTTGACAGACCTGCAGGTCACCCTCGAAGGCAGCAACATCAGCAACGGGCCCAGCGACATCACCCAGGTGCCGGAACTATGCGATCACCTGCGTTTCTCGAAGCCGAAGCGTTTCACACTGAAGGCGTTCAAACGCTACTGGGTCACCTGCCGGGACCTTCAGCTCAGGCTCTACAAAACCAGGGAGGAGACCAACAGCAGCGAGGCACCTGCCCACGTGATCAATCTGCGTGGATGCGAGGTCACGCCCGACGTGCATCTCTCCCAAGGACGATACGGCATCAGGCTAGAAGTGCCCAGCGCCGAGGGCATGACCGAGATGTGGATCAGATGCGACAAC GAGCAGCAGTACGCGAAGTGGATGGCAGCGTGTAGACTGGCGGCCAAGGGCCGCACCCTCGCTGATTCGTCCTACGACAGCGAAGTGAATAGCATCATCGCTTTCCTGCAATTGCAGAGGCCCGCCCCTGCACCTGCGATCAATCCCAGCGCCCTGGATATTGTTCCGGAAGACTACGTTGCACCCAGATTCGTCAAGAAATTCAAGGGAAAG CTGGTTCAGAGGATCCTGGAGGCACACGCAAACGTCAAGGACCTCCCCCTGATCGAAGCGAAGCTGAATTATATAAAAGCGTGGCAATCTTTGCCTGAATATGGCATCGCTCTCTTCGTGGTCAGATTCACTGGGAAGAGTAAAGATGAATTGTTGGGCATCGCTAATAACAGGTTGATGAGGATGGAGCTCCATAGCGGCGATCACTTGAAGACATGGAGATACAACACCATGAAG gcATGGAACGTGAACTGGGAGGTGAAGCACATGATGGTGCAGTTCGAGGAGGAGAACATTATCTTCGAGTGCCAATCTGCGGACTGCAAAGTGGTCCACGAGTTTATCGGAGGTTACATATTCCTCTCGATGCGTTCCAAGGAAGTGAATCAAACACTGAACGAGGAGATGTTCCACAAACTGACCGGCGGATGGGTTTAA